In a genomic window of Phacochoerus africanus isolate WHEZ1 chromosome 6, ROS_Pafr_v1, whole genome shotgun sequence:
- the LOC125128733 gene encoding LOW QUALITY PROTEIN: hydroxymethylglutaryl-CoA synthase, mitochondrial-like (The sequence of the model RefSeq protein was modified relative to this genomic sequence to represent the inferred CDS: deleted 2 bases in 1 codon) — MLMPKGLKADVRLPRLLTTQEGLVIARCVLTYSVTPCCPCSPLQFSISRSSKFSTVPAVPVAKADAWPKDVGILALEVYFPAQYVDQADLEKFDNVEAGKYTVGLGQTHMGFCSVQEDINSLCLTVVQRLMERTQLPWDSVGWLEVGTETIIDKSKSVKTVLMELFQDSGNTDIEGIGTTNACYGGTASLFNAANWVESSAWDGRYAVAVCGDIAVYPGEDFHSLGGAGAVAMLVGPEAPLALERGLRGTHMENAYDFYKPNATSEYPLVDGKLSIQCYLQALDRCLHLYRQKIEKQWKQAGIERHFTLDDLQFMIFHTPFCKLVQKSLARLMFNDFLLADSDTQSSLYKGLEAFRGQKLEDTYANKDIEKAFQKASLDLFNKKTKPSLYLSLHNGNMYTSSMYGCLASLLSQCSAQDLAGSRIGAFSYGSGLAASFYSFRVSQDASPGSPLEKLVSSVSDLPERLASRKRVSPEEFTEIMNQREQYYHKVNFTPPGDPNSLFPGTWYLERVDELYRRKYARHLV, encoded by the exons ATGCTGATGCCAAAAGGACTCAAAGCAGATGTGCGTCTCCCCCGGCTTTTAACCACCCAGGAGGGACTGGTGATTGCGAGAT GTGTCCTCACCTATTCGGTCACCCCCTGCTgcccctgcagccccctccaATTCTCCATCAGCAGAAGCTCCAA GTTTTCTACAGTCCCTGCCGTCCCCGTGGCCAAAGCGGATGCTTGGCCAAAGGATGTGGGCATCCTTGCCCTGGAGGTCTATTTCCCAGCCCAATATGTGGACCAAGCAGACCTGGAGAAGTTTGACAATGTGGAGGCAGGGAAGTACACAGTGGGCTTGGGCCAGACCCACATGGGCTTCTGCTCCGTCCAGGAGGACATCAACTCCCTGTGCCTGACGGTGGTGCAGCGGCTGATGGAACGCACGCAGCTCCCATGGGACTCTGTGGGCTGGCTGGAAGTGGGCACTGAGACCATCATTGACAAGTCCAAGTCTGTCAAAACCGTGCTCATGGAGCTCTTCCAGGACTCAGGCAACACTGACATCGAGGGCATAGGTACCACCAATGCCTGCTACGGGGGCACAGCCTCCCTCTTCAACGCTGCCAACTGGGTGGAGTCCAGCGCCTGGGATG GTCGCTATGCGGTAGCGGTCTGTGGAGACATCGCCGTCTACCCTGGGGAAGACTTCCACTCGTTGGGCGGGGCTGGAGCCGTGGCCATGCTGGTTGGGCCTGAGGCCCCTCTGGCCTTGGAGAGAG GGCTTAGAGGAACCCACATGGAGAATGCGTACGACTTCTACAAGCCAAATGCCACTTCTGAGTACCCACTGGTGGATGGGAAGCTCTCCATCCAGTGCTACCTTCAGGCCCTGGATCGATGCTTA CACTTATACCGTCAAAAGATCGAGAAGCAGTGGAAGCAAG CTGGCATCGAGCGACATTTCACTCTCGACGATTTACAGTTTATGATCTTCCACACACCCTTCTGCAAGTTGGTCCAGAAATCCTTGGCTCGCCTGATGTTCAATGACTTCCTGTTGGCCGACAGCGACACCCAGTCCAGCCTCTACAAGGGGCTGGAGGCCTTCAG GGGACAAAAGCTGGAAGACACCTATGCaaataaagacatagaaaagGCATTTCAAAAGGCCTCTCTGGACTTGTTCAACAAGAAAACCAAGCCCTCCCTCTACCTCTCCCTGCACAACGGGAATATGTACACCTCATCCATGTatggatgcctggcctcacttcTGTCCCA GTGCTCTGCCCAAGACTTGGCTGGTTCCAGGATTGGTGCCTTCTCTTATGGCTCTGGCTTGGCAGCAAGTTTCTATTCATTTCGAGTGTCCCAGGATGCTTCTCCGG GCTCCCCCCTGGAGAAGCTGGTATCCAGTGTGTCAGACCTGCCAGAACGTCTCGCCTCCCGGAAGCGTGTGTCTCCTGAGGAGTTCACGGAAATAATGAACCAAAGAGAACAATACTACCACAAGG TGAATTTCACACCACCTGGTGACCCAAACAGCCTTTTCCCAGGCACCTGGTACCTGGAGCGAGTGGATGAGCTGTATCGCCGGAAGTATGCCCGGCATCTGGTCTAA